In Idiomarina sp. PL1-037, a single genomic region encodes these proteins:
- the coxB gene encoding cytochrome c oxidase subunit II, whose product MKPLWALLALTSLPAAAKSQLNMTQGVTEVSNQVYDLHMTIFYICCVIGVIVFGLMFISIIRHRKSKNPNPSNFHENIKVEIAWTIVPLLILAGMAVPATTTLIAMEDTSDADVTVQVTGSQWKWHYKYFENEVEYFSRLATQQEQINNQFEKGENYLLEVDRPLVIPTNKKVRFLVTSDDVIHSWWVPDFSIKKDANPGFINETWTKVDEPGIYRGQCAELCGKDHGFMPIVVIAKEPAEYEKWITEKEKEQRKAREREQELLAMEMSKDELMDLGEKVYNSTCAACHQANGQGVNGVFPALAGSGVAVDPEAKSKHIDIVVNGVTGTAMQAFGSQLSMRELAAVITYERNAWGNDTGDLIQAADINEVMNQ is encoded by the coding sequence ATGAAGCCTTTGTGGGCACTATTGGCGCTAACGAGTCTACCGGCTGCTGCTAAGTCGCAACTCAATATGACCCAAGGTGTCACTGAAGTGAGTAACCAGGTTTACGATCTCCACATGACGATTTTCTATATCTGCTGCGTCATTGGCGTAATTGTATTTGGTCTCATGTTTATTTCGATAATCCGCCACAGGAAGTCGAAAAACCCAAACCCTTCCAATTTCCACGAAAACATCAAGGTTGAGATTGCCTGGACTATAGTTCCGCTGCTGATTCTTGCAGGTATGGCAGTGCCGGCGACAACCACACTCATTGCTATGGAAGATACATCGGATGCAGATGTCACGGTGCAAGTCACCGGATCGCAATGGAAGTGGCATTACAAATACTTTGAAAACGAAGTTGAATATTTCAGTCGTTTAGCCACACAACAAGAGCAAATTAACAATCAGTTTGAGAAAGGTGAAAACTATTTATTAGAGGTCGATCGCCCGTTAGTTATCCCAACCAATAAAAAAGTTCGCTTCCTGGTCACTTCAGACGATGTTATCCACAGCTGGTGGGTTCCTGACTTCTCCATTAAAAAAGATGCGAATCCGGGCTTTATTAATGAAACCTGGACCAAAGTAGACGAACCCGGTATTTACCGTGGCCAGTGCGCTGAGTTATGTGGCAAAGACCATGGCTTCATGCCTATCGTTGTTATAGCCAAAGAGCCTGCTGAATACGAAAAATGGATTACCGAGAAAGAAAAAGAGCAACGCAAAGCGCGTGAGCGTGAACAAGAGTTGCTTGCCATGGAAATGTCTAAAGACGAACTCATGGATCTTGGTGAGAAAGTATACAACAGTACTTGTGCAGCTTGTCACCAGGCTAACGGTCAAGGCGTAAACGGCGTGTTCCCGGCGCTTGCTGGTTCTGGCGTTGCGGTAGACCCCGAAGCCAAAAGCAAACACATAGACATTGTCGTTAACGGCGTTACCGGCACGGCTATGCAAGCGTTCGGAAGTCAACTTTCCATGCGCGAATTAGCTGCGGTTATCACCTACGAGCGTAATGCCTGGGGTAACGATACCGGAGACCTGATTCAGGCCGCCGATATTAACGAAGTCATGAATCAATAA
- a CDS encoding SOS-response cell division inhibitor, producing the protein MKTQYQQKLHHPGLWTAETAVSPFPMDAKSSQDSFDVDNLSPVVQRALRQKPSQWITVIGGDKNVIQQLIACGVAESQIRWLRSHSAERCEWALEQALLAGTSSMVIGYLDSVSSRTWQRAKMASKLSETQYFLFDKNTLTSHLH; encoded by the coding sequence ATGAAAACTCAATATCAGCAAAAATTACATCATCCAGGTCTGTGGACTGCCGAAACTGCGGTCTCGCCCTTTCCTATGGATGCGAAAAGCAGCCAGGATTCATTTGACGTCGATAACCTCTCCCCTGTTGTACAACGGGCTTTGCGACAAAAACCCAGCCAGTGGATAACCGTTATCGGGGGCGACAAAAATGTCATTCAGCAACTTATTGCCTGCGGCGTAGCTGAATCTCAAATTCGCTGGTTACGCAGCCACTCCGCCGAACGCTGTGAATGGGCACTGGAACAGGCTTTACTGGCAGGTACCAGTAGTATGGTTATTGGTTATTTAGATTCTGTTTCCAGTCGTACCTGGCAGCGTGCGAAAATGGCCAGTAAATTGAGCGAGACACAATATTTTTTGTTTGATAAAAACACACTGACATCCCACCTGCACTAA
- the lexA gene encoding transcriptional repressor LexA has translation MRPLTPRQSEILELIKDNLHATGMPPTRAEIAHKLGFRSANSAEEHLKALARKGVIEILPGMSRGIRLVGDDYDIADGLPLIGQVAAGEPLLAEQHVEGHYKVDESMFHPAASFLLKVNGMSMRDIGILDGDLLAVHKTEQARNGQIVVARVEDEVTVKRFEQRGKTILLHPENKDFSTITVNLAEQVFAIEGLAVGVIRNGATL, from the coding sequence ATGCGCCCGTTAACACCAAGACAATCTGAAATTCTTGAGCTTATTAAGGATAATCTGCACGCAACCGGCATGCCGCCGACCCGTGCCGAAATTGCCCATAAGCTGGGTTTTCGCTCTGCCAACTCCGCAGAGGAGCACCTAAAAGCGCTTGCCCGTAAAGGCGTTATTGAAATACTCCCCGGCATGTCGCGCGGTATTCGCCTTGTCGGCGATGACTACGATATAGCCGATGGCCTGCCGTTAATCGGCCAGGTTGCAGCAGGCGAACCTTTATTGGCTGAACAACACGTTGAAGGGCATTACAAAGTTGATGAATCAATGTTTCATCCTGCCGCCAGTTTCTTGCTAAAAGTAAACGGTATGAGCATGAGAGACATTGGAATTTTAGACGGCGACTTACTCGCTGTGCATAAAACCGAACAAGCCCGTAACGGACAAATAGTCGTTGCACGAGTTGAAGACGAAGTCACTGTAAAGCGTTTTGAACAGCGCGGGAAAACTATTTTGCTTCATCCTGAAAATAAAGATTTCTCTACCATTACTGTCAATCTTGCGGAGCAAGTTTTTGCCATTGAAGGACTTGCGGTAGGTGTGATCAGAAACGGAGCGACCTTATGA
- the plsB gene encoding glycerol-3-phosphate 1-O-acyltransferase PlsB encodes MKGISRFFPILKYPLRWLTRFQEIWDGTEEEHLTTVGKPIVYVMRSTSKADLSILQRAAQKRGLPDPVDPLVVNGKTYNRIMYLEELANEVSEQTVSEFHQLLTLHKDQPELDVHLIPAGVFWGRQAGEEAHAGNTMTGDLDNPGHWRKFWLIIFSGRQVLLRFSRSVSLGTMARDHGTDMRIAHKLARVARVHFVRMRHAVAGPKLSQRKELMSALINTPALKKAVSDEARGKKISEEAARKRALSYIDEIAANYNSTLIRVLDRFMTWMWNRIYNGIHVKGGDTIRRLAQQGHEVIYVPCHRSHMDYLLLSYVIYKEGLVPPHIAAGVNLNFFPVGGIFRRGGAFFIRRSFRGNKLYSAVFREYLCWLFQKGYPVEYFSEGGRSRTGRLLPPKTGMLAMTVQGMLRDQQRPVSLVPVYLGYEHIMEVATYLKELKGKDKEKESVFQILKTVAKLRNFGQGFVTFGQPINLKHHLDKVAPNWHESVTRGAQEPERPGWLNPVVGGLAEQVMQGINDSAAANSVNLTALALLSSEHHALMKEELLAQLEVYLGVLREVPYSNMMSVPDETPEELWQQALRTDKFTVDSDTMGEVVSLERMTAIAMTYYRNNILHMMVVPGIVASIIMAKKNVSVAEIAARTQAIYPSLKAELYLSHNVEDLPLWTEALAEELARQQLITLEDGVCTIAQRESAQWYRLRLLANSASETLQRYCIVLELLQQAQPIMRADLEKQSITLAERLSSIHGIDAPEFYDKKVMSTLIASLKQQGLVEINDDGQQIAAEPVGELSDQVDELIDGPVLQTIRQSVEQFVQQLKEQAEHEQKEALKEEQKPTESDQNQ; translated from the coding sequence ATGAAAGGAATAAGCCGCTTTTTCCCTATTTTAAAATACCCGTTACGCTGGTTAACGCGTTTTCAGGAAATTTGGGATGGCACTGAAGAAGAGCATTTAACAACGGTTGGCAAGCCAATTGTCTATGTAATGCGTTCAACCTCTAAAGCGGATCTATCCATTTTGCAACGGGCGGCGCAAAAGCGCGGCTTGCCTGACCCTGTCGACCCTCTTGTGGTGAATGGTAAAACCTATAACCGAATCATGTACCTGGAAGAACTGGCGAATGAGGTATCGGAACAAACCGTCTCTGAATTTCACCAACTACTTACCCTGCATAAAGACCAGCCTGAACTGGATGTTCACCTTATACCTGCGGGCGTATTCTGGGGCCGCCAGGCGGGAGAAGAGGCGCATGCCGGTAACACCATGACCGGTGACTTAGATAACCCGGGCCATTGGCGTAAATTCTGGCTGATAATTTTTTCTGGCCGACAAGTGTTGCTGCGCTTTTCACGTTCGGTGAGCCTGGGCACAATGGCGCGCGACCATGGCACCGATATGCGCATAGCGCACAAATTAGCGCGGGTAGCGCGAGTTCACTTCGTACGTATGCGCCATGCCGTTGCCGGTCCTAAACTGAGCCAGCGCAAAGAGCTGATGTCAGCACTCATTAACACTCCGGCGTTAAAAAAGGCGGTATCTGATGAAGCCAGAGGCAAAAAAATCAGTGAAGAAGCCGCCCGCAAGCGCGCTTTATCTTATATTGATGAAATCGCCGCTAACTATAACTCGACGCTTATCCGAGTGTTAGATCGTTTTATGACCTGGATGTGGAACCGGATTTACAACGGCATTCATGTAAAAGGCGGGGATACGATTCGACGACTGGCGCAACAAGGGCATGAAGTTATCTATGTCCCTTGCCATCGAAGCCACATGGACTATTTGCTGCTCAGCTATGTTATTTATAAAGAAGGCCTTGTACCGCCGCACATAGCGGCTGGCGTGAACCTTAACTTTTTTCCTGTCGGCGGAATTTTCCGCCGTGGCGGCGCGTTCTTTATTCGCCGCAGCTTCCGGGGTAACAAATTGTACTCCGCGGTTTTTCGTGAATACTTGTGCTGGTTGTTCCAAAAAGGCTACCCGGTGGAATACTTCAGTGAAGGCGGTCGCTCCAGAACTGGCCGCTTATTACCGCCTAAAACCGGTATGCTGGCAATGACCGTGCAGGGTATGTTGCGCGACCAGCAGCGTCCGGTATCGCTGGTACCAGTGTACCTTGGTTACGAGCATATTATGGAAGTGGCTACTTACCTGAAAGAGCTTAAGGGGAAAGACAAGGAAAAAGAGTCGGTTTTCCAAATTCTGAAAACCGTCGCTAAACTGCGCAACTTTGGTCAGGGTTTTGTGACTTTCGGTCAGCCGATTAATTTAAAACACCATCTGGATAAAGTGGCGCCTAACTGGCATGAATCGGTCACCCGAGGGGCGCAGGAACCGGAGCGTCCAGGCTGGTTAAACCCGGTGGTAGGTGGTTTAGCCGAGCAAGTTATGCAAGGCATTAACGATTCAGCGGCGGCAAACAGCGTTAATCTTACCGCATTGGCGTTACTGAGTTCAGAGCACCACGCACTGATGAAAGAGGAGTTGTTGGCTCAGTTGGAGGTTTATCTGGGCGTGCTGCGCGAGGTACCTTACAGCAATATGATGAGCGTGCCGGACGAGACACCGGAAGAGCTTTGGCAACAGGCACTGCGTACTGACAAATTTACGGTTGATAGCGACACCATGGGTGAAGTCGTGTCGCTCGAGCGTATGACAGCCATAGCAATGACATACTATCGGAATAATATACTTCACATGATGGTGGTTCCCGGTATTGTCGCGTCAATTATCATGGCGAAGAAAAACGTCAGCGTGGCCGAAATTGCGGCGCGGACACAGGCAATTTATCCGTCATTAAAAGCAGAGCTCTATTTGAGTCATAATGTTGAAGACTTGCCACTCTGGACGGAAGCTCTTGCAGAAGAGTTGGCGCGACAACAGCTAATTACTCTGGAAGATGGCGTTTGCACCATTGCGCAACGGGAAAGTGCGCAGTGGTATCGGCTACGGTTATTGGCCAACAGTGCCAGTGAAACCTTGCAGCGTTACTGTATTGTACTTGAGTTGCTGCAACAGGCGCAGCCTATCATGCGCGCGGATCTTGAAAAGCAATCTATTACTCTGGCCGAACGCTTGAGTTCCATTCACGGCATTGATGCGCCCGAATTTTATGATAAGAAAGTCATGTCGACGCTGATTGCCAGTTTAAAACAGCAAGGTCTGGTAGAAATTAATGACGACGGTCAGCAAATTGCTGCAGAGCCGGTGGGTGAGCTCAGCGACCAGGTCGATGAGCTCATTGACGGTCCGGTGCTACAAACCATCCGTCAGTCGGTTGAGCAGTTCGTTCAGCAGCTAAAAGAGCAGGCCGAACATGAACAAAAAGAAGCACTAAAAGAAGAGCAAAAACCGACTGAGAGTGATCAGAACCAGTAA
- the ubiA gene encoding 4-hydroxybenzoate octaprenyltransferase, whose translation MQKLIAFWQLMRADRPIGTYLLAWPTIWALMIAGAGEPPLRIVVIFLLGTFVMRSAGCVINDFADRNYDGHVRRTRQRPIPAGKISATEAMIGFIALLAIAFGLVMQLNTETVMLSFFAAGVAALYPFCKRWTHLPQIVLGIAFSFGILMAFTALESDQWFIAGLLFLANILWTVAYDTEYAMADREDDLKIGLQSTAILFGRFDRLAIGLLQLATLGLLGWVLHLITVELWVWLALAAVFLLFAYQHWLIRHREPGKCFQAFLHNHYIGMVFAIGLAVHYWF comes from the coding sequence ATGCAAAAGTTAATCGCTTTTTGGCAGTTAATGCGTGCGGACAGACCTATTGGTACCTATCTGCTTGCCTGGCCGACAATCTGGGCACTCATGATAGCCGGCGCCGGCGAGCCGCCCCTACGTATCGTTGTGATATTTCTGCTCGGTACTTTTGTCATGCGCTCTGCCGGCTGCGTTATTAACGACTTTGCCGACCGCAATTATGACGGCCACGTACGCCGCACCCGACAACGTCCCATTCCGGCGGGAAAAATATCGGCAACTGAAGCAATGATAGGCTTCATTGCTCTCTTAGCCATTGCCTTCGGGTTGGTTATGCAGCTGAACACTGAAACAGTCATGCTCAGCTTTTTCGCGGCTGGCGTAGCTGCGCTTTACCCGTTTTGTAAACGCTGGACGCATTTGCCACAAATTGTACTGGGCATCGCCTTTAGTTTCGGTATTCTCATGGCCTTTACCGCACTGGAATCTGACCAATGGTTTATTGCTGGCTTACTATTTCTTGCCAATATTCTCTGGACGGTCGCCTACGATACCGAATATGCCATGGCAGACCGCGAAGACGACTTAAAGATAGGCCTGCAGAGCACAGCAATTTTGTTTGGTCGCTTCGACCGTCTGGCTATTGGCCTGTTGCAACTTGCTACTCTAGGCTTATTGGGCTGGGTATTGCATTTAATTACCGTTGAACTTTGGGTGTGGCTGGCATTAGCGGCTGTTTTTCTGTTGTTTGCTTACCAGCACTGGCTAATACGGCACAGGGAGCCCGGAAAGTGCTTCCAGGCTTTTCTGCATAACCATTATATTGGCATGGTATTCGCTATTGGCTTAGCCGTGCATTACTGGTTCTGA
- a CDS encoding chorismate--pyruvate lyase family protein yields MTTEFYATPAFPVSKALQWTSPEQLELTPKQADWLLYEGSLTERLKQINQHFSVKLLGQKLLSPNTEEKQRLKGKDQVVIREVLLYCNEKPWVFARSLFSPSAENTNTLNLEQLGNQSLGESLFARSDLHCGQIEVAEVALPHPVALLNQQWFGQNHRLLGRRRIFSTGGEQLLVSEIFLQPSPLYSSPNNRS; encoded by the coding sequence ATGACAACAGAGTTTTATGCTACCCCGGCTTTTCCAGTTAGCAAAGCGCTGCAATGGACATCGCCCGAACAACTTGAATTAACCCCAAAGCAAGCCGACTGGTTGCTTTACGAAGGTTCGCTTACAGAGCGTCTGAAGCAAATAAATCAGCACTTTTCTGTTAAATTACTAGGCCAGAAATTGCTTTCCCCTAACACTGAAGAAAAACAAAGGCTAAAGGGTAAAGACCAAGTCGTTATCCGTGAAGTTCTACTATACTGTAATGAAAAGCCTTGGGTTTTTGCGCGCAGCCTATTTTCACCCAGCGCCGAAAACACCAATACACTGAATTTAGAACAGCTGGGGAATCAGTCGTTGGGCGAGTCTTTATTCGCCCGTAGCGACTTACACTGCGGGCAAATAGAAGTCGCAGAAGTTGCGTTGCCGCACCCGGTTGCCCTGCTTAATCAGCAGTGGTTTGGGCAAAACCATAGGCTGCTGGGCAGACGCAGAATATTTTCCACGGGTGGTGAGCAATTGTTAGTCAGTGAAATATTTCTGCAGCCGTCGCCACTTTACTCTTCGCCGAATAACAGGAGTTAG
- a CDS encoding flagellar basal body-associated protein FliL yields the protein MKLLITVFASIFLWFSSVTVASADDVSYYGFEPDITTNYLKEGNDYRLGFIRVAIEVMVPDPSYVSVVEHHAPLLRNAFVSILGTATERQVRTMTGRDQLRLKCIERAKELMRQETGNPVIRDVLFTKYIYQ from the coding sequence ATGAAACTTCTGATAACAGTATTTGCCAGTATTTTTCTTTGGTTCAGCAGTGTAACAGTGGCGTCAGCAGACGACGTTTCGTACTACGGCTTTGAGCCTGATATCACCACAAATTACCTGAAAGAGGGTAATGATTACCGGTTGGGTTTTATTCGGGTTGCTATTGAAGTGATGGTGCCGGATCCCAGTTACGTTAGTGTGGTAGAGCATCATGCGCCTTTACTGCGTAATGCCTTTGTGTCAATTTTAGGTACCGCGACTGAACGTCAGGTGCGAACCATGACGGGACGCGACCAACTTCGTTTAAAATGTATAGAAAGAGCAAAAGAGCTGATGCGGCAGGAAACCGGTAATCCGGTTATCCGCGATGTTCTTTTTACTAAGTACATTTATCAGTGA
- a CDS encoding rhomboid family intramembrane serine protease, whose translation MRRLLSSRDSDWMHKLYQYLRQQGMPVSVTERGEQLELWLHQSSYEAAAKTFIQQFKDNPELAAEPIKEQQASERGSSSLSFSLLQQSGWLTRIVAVLALLVFGMVQIYPEAVLETLRISQYFSALPYDQPWRFITPVLMHFTLLHLVFNIFWWWYLGGRIERSLGISWLLALLLFCGITANVIQYLFNGPNFGGLSGVVYGLLGFCWIYSFNRPTPLYLPPGLIIFMLLWLVIGYTDMLWVNVANEAHLAGLLSGCFAGFLVRWLNPEMRQLH comes from the coding sequence ATGCGACGATTGCTCAGCAGCCGCGACTCAGACTGGATGCACAAGCTGTATCAGTATTTACGTCAGCAAGGCATGCCAGTCAGCGTTACCGAACGCGGTGAGCAATTGGAACTGTGGTTACACCAAAGCAGCTATGAAGCCGCTGCTAAGACATTCATTCAACAGTTTAAAGATAATCCGGAGCTAGCCGCTGAACCAATAAAAGAACAGCAAGCTTCAGAACGAGGCTCATCATCACTGTCTTTTAGTTTGTTACAGCAAAGCGGGTGGCTAACCCGAATTGTCGCTGTGTTAGCGTTGCTGGTGTTTGGGATGGTGCAAATTTATCCCGAAGCCGTGCTGGAAACATTGAGGATAAGCCAATATTTTTCAGCGCTTCCCTACGATCAGCCCTGGCGCTTTATTACCCCGGTACTGATGCACTTTACACTGCTTCACCTGGTCTTTAACATTTTCTGGTGGTGGTATCTGGGCGGCCGTATTGAACGTTCTCTGGGGATATCCTGGTTGCTGGCTCTGCTGTTATTTTGCGGTATTACTGCAAACGTTATTCAGTACCTGTTCAATGGCCCTAACTTTGGCGGGCTGTCTGGGGTGGTCTATGGCCTGCTTGGCTTCTGCTGGATATACAGCTTTAATCGCCCCACGCCGCTGTACCTGCCACCGGGGCTCATTATTTTTATGCTGCTGTGGTTAGTAATTGGCTACACCGACATGCTGTGGGTCAATGTTGCTAACGAAGCCCATCTGGCCGGACTGCTTTCCGGCTGTTTCGCAGGCTTTTTGGTGCGTTGGTTAAACCCTGAAATGCGGCAGCTTCACTGA
- the glpE gene encoding thiosulfate sulfurtransferase GlpE gives MSNYQLMDLPIAVEHWQNGDAVFVDIRDPQSFAAGHIPGSQHLDNSNLPQFLGSVDKNQKVIVVCYHGISSQGAAGYIAGNGFTDVHSMDGGYTAWSMSFPEHTSHKETERD, from the coding sequence ATGAGCAATTATCAGCTAATGGACTTACCCATCGCCGTTGAGCATTGGCAAAATGGCGATGCGGTTTTTGTTGATATCCGTGACCCGCAGTCCTTTGCCGCGGGACACATCCCAGGCTCTCAACACCTGGATAACAGCAATCTGCCGCAGTTCCTCGGTTCGGTTGATAAAAACCAAAAAGTGATAGTGGTTTGCTACCATGGCATTAGCAGTCAAGGTGCCGCTGGCTACATAGCAGGCAACGGTTTTACTGATGTGCACAGCATGGACGGCGGCTATACGGCCTGGTCCATGTCTTTTCCTGAACACACTTCTCATAAAGAAACCGAAAGGGATTAA
- the tdh gene encoding L-threonine 3-dehydrogenase, with product MKALSKLHAKPGIWMTDVEKPECGYNDLLIKIKKTAICGTDVHIYKWDDWSQKTIPVPMVVGHEYVGEIAAMGDGVRGFEIGDRVSGEGHITCGHCRNCRAGRRHLCRNTYGVGVNRPGAFAEYLALPAENAFKLPDDVTDEMAAVFDPFGNAVHTALAFDLVGEDVLITGAGPIGIMAAAVARHVGARHVVITDVNEYRLDLARKMGVTRAVDVSKEKLSDVMNELGMKEGFDVGLEMSGVPSAFSQMLETMNHGGKIAMLGIPPENIAIDWNQVIFKGLVIKGIYGREMFETWYKMASLLQSGLDISPILTHEMPIDDYEKGFETMISGQSGKVILNWD from the coding sequence ATGAAAGCTTTATCAAAACTGCACGCAAAACCCGGCATTTGGATGACGGACGTTGAGAAGCCTGAATGCGGCTACAACGATTTGCTGATTAAAATTAAGAAAACCGCCATTTGCGGTACCGATGTTCACATTTACAAATGGGACGACTGGTCGCAAAAAACCATTCCTGTGCCTATGGTGGTGGGTCACGAATACGTGGGGGAAATTGCCGCTATGGGCGACGGTGTTCGCGGCTTTGAAATTGGCGACCGCGTTTCCGGCGAAGGCCACATTACCTGTGGCCACTGTCGTAACTGCCGTGCCGGCCGTCGTCACTTGTGCCGCAACACCTATGGTGTGGGTGTGAATCGTCCAGGTGCTTTTGCAGAATACTTAGCACTGCCAGCTGAAAACGCTTTCAAACTGCCAGATGACGTCACTGACGAAATGGCCGCCGTATTTGACCCGTTTGGTAATGCGGTTCACACCGCACTGGCTTTTGACCTGGTGGGTGAAGACGTGCTGATTACCGGTGCGGGTCCTATTGGCATAATGGCCGCCGCCGTTGCCCGTCACGTTGGCGCACGCCACGTGGTTATTACCGACGTAAACGAATACCGCTTGGACTTAGCTCGTAAAATGGGTGTAACCCGCGCAGTGGACGTTAGCAAGGAAAAGCTCTCTGACGTTATGAACGAGTTGGGCATGAAAGAAGGCTTTGATGTGGGTCTGGAAATGTCCGGTGTTCCGTCTGCGTTTTCACAAATGCTGGAAACCATGAACCATGGCGGCAAAATTGCCATGCTGGGCATTCCGCCTGAAAACATCGCTATAGACTGGAATCAGGTTATTTTTAAAGGCTTGGTTATTAAAGGCATTTACGGCCGCGAGATGTTTGAAACCTGGTACAAAATGGCCAGTTTGCTGCAGTCCGGTCTGGATATTTCACCTATTTTAACGCACGAAATGCCTATTGATGACTATGAAAAAGGCTTTGAAACCATGATTTCAGGCCAATCCGGCAAAGTCATACTGAACTGGGATTAA
- a CDS encoding glycine C-acetyltransferase, with the protein MSSAFYQQLADQLAETKADGLYKKERIISSDQSSEITVNDRKVLNFCANNYLGLANHPDLIKAAKQGLDEHGFGTASVRFICGTQDIHKTLEQKLSEFLGTEDTILYSSCFDANGGLFETLMGPEDAIISDELNHASIIDGIRLSKSKRYRYKNNNLEDLEAQLKQADADGARHKLIATDGVFSMDGVIANLKGICDLADQYGALVMMDDCHATGFLGENGKGTHEYCDVMGRVDIITGTLGKALGGASGGYTSGKKEVIDWLRQRSRPYLFSNSVAPAIVQASIRVLDMLAEGHELRAQLWGNASYFREQMTQAGFTLSGADHAIIPVMVGDAKLASEMSDRLLEEDIYVIGFSFPVVPKGKARIRTQMSAAHTREQLDRTIEAFTRIGKELGVI; encoded by the coding sequence ATGAGCTCAGCCTTTTATCAGCAACTGGCCGATCAACTGGCCGAAACCAAAGCCGATGGCCTGTACAAGAAAGAACGTATTATCAGTTCGGACCAAAGCTCTGAAATTACGGTTAACGACCGCAAGGTACTCAACTTCTGCGCTAACAACTACCTGGGCCTGGCAAACCACCCGGACTTAATTAAAGCCGCGAAACAGGGCCTGGACGAACACGGTTTCGGTACTGCCTCTGTCCGTTTTATTTGTGGTACTCAGGACATTCACAAAACACTGGAACAAAAGCTAAGCGAATTTTTAGGCACAGAAGACACTATTTTGTATTCCTCATGTTTTGATGCGAACGGTGGCTTATTCGAAACCCTGATGGGTCCGGAGGACGCCATCATAAGTGACGAGCTCAACCACGCCAGCATTATTGATGGCATTCGCCTGAGTAAGTCCAAGCGCTACCGCTACAAAAACAACAACCTGGAAGATTTAGAAGCTCAGCTTAAACAGGCAGACGCAGACGGCGCGCGTCACAAATTAATTGCTACCGACGGCGTCTTTTCTATGGACGGCGTTATTGCGAACTTAAAAGGTATTTGCGACCTGGCCGACCAATACGGCGCGCTGGTTATGATGGACGACTGCCACGCCACTGGCTTCTTAGGTGAAAATGGTAAAGGTACGCATGAGTACTGCGATGTGATGGGTCGTGTTGATATCATCACGGGCACCTTAGGTAAAGCTTTGGGCGGTGCATCGGGTGGTTACACGTCAGGTAAGAAAGAAGTGATTGACTGGTTACGCCAGCGCTCACGACCTTACCTGTTCTCTAATTCAGTTGCACCGGCCATTGTGCAGGCTTCGATTCGTGTACTCGATATGCTGGCCGAAGGCCATGAGCTGCGCGCTCAGCTGTGGGGAAATGCCAGCTACTTCCGTGAGCAAATGACTCAAGCCGGCTTTACGTTGAGCGGCGCAGACCACGCTATTATTCCCGTCATGGTAGGCGACGCCAAACTGGCTTCAGAAATGTCAGACCGCCTGTTAGAAGAAGATATTTATGTGATCGGCTTTTCCTTCCCTGTCGTTCCTAAAGGCAAAGCTCGTATCCGCACGCAAATGTCTGCGGCACACACACGTGAACAACTGGATCGCACCATTGAAGCCTTTACCCGTATAGGTAAAGAGCTGGGTGTGATTTAA
- the coaD gene encoding pantetheine-phosphate adenylyltransferase yields MHRRAIYPGTFDPITNGHADLIERAASLFSEIVVGIAESPSKKPLFSLEERVLLAQQVTENLDNVTVVGFSGLLVNFAKEYEATVLIRGLRAVSDFEYEFQLANMNRRLAPNLESVFLTPAEENSFISSSLVKEVALHGGDVSGFTDARVASALEQKFSGKRPGKS; encoded by the coding sequence ATGCACCGTCGAGCAATTTATCCGGGAACCTTTGATCCCATTACAAATGGCCACGCCGACTTAATTGAACGGGCCGCGAGCTTGTTTAGTGAAATTGTAGTAGGTATAGCAGAAAGCCCCAGTAAAAAGCCGCTGTTTAGTCTGGAAGAGCGGGTTTTACTGGCGCAACAAGTGACTGAAAACCTCGATAATGTCACTGTCGTTGGCTTCTCCGGACTGTTGGTCAACTTTGCCAAAGAGTACGAAGCAACAGTGCTTATTCGCGGATTACGTGCGGTGTCTGATTTTGAATACGAATTTCAGCTAGCCAACATGAACCGACGCTTGGCGCCGAATCTGGAAAGCGTGTTTCTGACGCCAGCAGAGGAAAACTCGTTTATTTCTTCTTCTCTGGTAAAAGAGGTAGCGCTGCATGGCGGTGACGTTTCCGGCTTTACTGACGCCAGGGTGGCGTCAGCACTGGAACAGAAGTTTTCCGGTAAGCGTCCGGGCAAAAGTTAA